In one window of Anabaena sphaerica FACHB-251 DNA:
- a CDS encoding VIT domain-containing protein, whose amino-acid sequence MTRNLETQPSGLYIQTPNQQAIAFPLKHTEVKAKVSGNISRVEVTQTFENPFTTTLEATYIFPLPDEAAVDDMLIRIGDRTIQGSIKKRQEAQQIYEQAKRQGRTAGLLEQERDNIFTQSLANIKPGEQIDVIIRYTESLKFEGGNYEFVFPMVVGPRYIPGITIEENTAGGGSALAPMSLNQDTDLVPDASRLNAPILPNGMRSRHDINVTIEINAGVEIQNINSPSHHIQITRNGQIVQVKLADGDTIPNKDLIIRYQIGSKKTQAALHIQADERGGHFAVYLIPALEYRPDQLVPKDVIFLIDTSGSQSGAPLIQCQELMRRFINGLNPQDTFSIIDFADTTQQLSAVPLFNTPQNRRLALNYINRLNAGGGTEMLKGIRTVLNFPVTEFNRLRTIVLLTDGYIGNENRILAAVQQHLQPGTRLHSFGAGSSVNRFLLNRIAEIGRGIAHIIRHDEPVNEVVEKFYRQINNPVFTNIKLQWEGDGESPIIYPLTPPDLFAEQPLVLFGNKSDRLAGKLHITGITADGKHHQQTFNINFTVTGNPGIAQLWGRSRIKDLMNQMVSGDTKAGVEAVTNTVLTYQLLSQYTAFIAVSDEVRVNPLEDSLSLQVPVEMPEGISHQRKIIGSAALIGRRPSLSRPQPPMYAPAPGLESLPDDFANLGALLSKPEPSVISEPLSDAELTDFLADFTALNNEDSDPNEIKGRGYPVPLSLKPVDQNNPRLKIVNITGITQSMISLITDYLQTIPLPEGVSGELVFEFEYHHGRVKNVALDEDNSTIQEWQTIDIIFRKLYTWKCSEKFIGQVVLKIQIQP is encoded by the coding sequence ATGACTCGTAACCTAGAAACTCAACCCAGTGGTTTATACATTCAAACCCCCAACCAACAAGCGATCGCTTTTCCCCTCAAACACACAGAAGTTAAAGCTAAAGTTAGCGGTAACATCTCACGGGTGGAAGTTACCCAAACCTTTGAAAACCCCTTTACAACTACTCTAGAAGCTACTTATATTTTCCCCCTACCTGATGAAGCCGCAGTTGATGATATGCTGATTCGGATAGGCGATCGCACAATTCAAGGCAGTATCAAAAAACGCCAAGAAGCACAGCAAATTTACGAACAAGCTAAACGACAAGGACGCACCGCCGGACTCTTAGAACAAGAAAGAGACAACATTTTCACCCAATCCCTCGCTAACATCAAACCCGGTGAACAAATTGATGTGATTATTCGCTACACCGAAAGCCTTAAATTTGAGGGTGGAAATTACGAGTTTGTCTTCCCGATGGTAGTTGGACCTCGTTACATTCCCGGTATCACCATCGAAGAAAATACCGCTGGTGGTGGTTCCGCACTTGCACCCATGAGTTTAAATCAAGATACCGATTTAGTCCCAGATGCTTCCCGGTTGAACGCTCCCATTCTTCCCAATGGAATGCGATCGCGTCATGATATTAATGTCACCATAGAAATTAACGCTGGTGTAGAAATACAGAATATTAACTCACCCTCTCACCACATTCAAATTACCCGTAACGGACAAATAGTACAGGTAAAACTTGCTGATGGAGACACAATACCCAACAAAGATTTAATTATACGCTACCAGATAGGTAGTAAAAAAACTCAAGCTGCCTTACACATCCAAGCTGATGAACGGGGTGGACACTTTGCAGTTTACTTGATTCCCGCCCTTGAGTATCGCCCAGATCAGCTTGTGCCTAAAGATGTAATATTTTTAATTGATACATCCGGTTCCCAAAGTGGCGCTCCACTGATACAATGTCAAGAATTGATGCGCCGTTTTATCAATGGACTTAATCCCCAAGATACATTTAGTATCATAGATTTTGCTGATACGACACAGCAACTTTCAGCCGTTCCCCTGTTCAACACTCCCCAAAATCGCCGACTAGCACTTAACTACATCAACCGTTTAAATGCTGGTGGGGGAACAGAAATGTTAAAGGGTATTCGCACGGTCTTAAATTTCCCTGTTACAGAGTTTAACAGGTTGCGAACTATTGTTTTATTAACTGATGGTTATATCGGTAATGAAAACCGAATTTTAGCAGCAGTACAACAACATCTGCAACCAGGAACTCGTTTACATAGCTTTGGTGCAGGTAGTTCAGTCAATCGCTTTTTACTGAATAGAATCGCCGAAATAGGCAGAGGTATTGCCCATATTATTCGTCATGACGAACCAGTGAATGAGGTAGTAGAAAAATTCTACCGTCAAATTAATAATCCCGTTTTTACTAACATCAAATTACAATGGGAAGGTGATGGAGAATCGCCAATTATCTATCCATTAACCCCACCAGATTTATTTGCAGAACAGCCATTAGTATTATTTGGCAATAAATCAGATCGTCTTGCTGGTAAACTGCACATTACTGGCATAACCGCCGATGGTAAACATCATCAACAAACCTTTAATATTAACTTTACCGTCACAGGTAATCCTGGTATTGCCCAACTTTGGGGACGTTCTCGCATTAAAGATCTAATGAATCAAATGGTTAGTGGTGACACAAAAGCAGGTGTAGAAGCAGTCACCAATACAGTATTAACTTATCAATTATTATCCCAATATACCGCCTTTATTGCTGTTAGTGATGAGGTGAGAGTTAATCCTTTAGAAGATTCTCTATCTCTACAAGTACCTGTAGAAATGCCCGAAGGTATTAGCCATCAACGTAAAATAATTGGTAGTGCTGCTCTCATCGGAAGACGGCCATCTCTCTCACGTCCTCAACCTCCCATGTATGCACCCGCACCTGGACTTGAATCATTACCAGATGATTTTGCTAATCTTGGAGCTTTGTTAAGTAAACCTGAACCATCTGTAATATCTGAACCATTATCAGATGCAGAGTTAACGGATTTTTTGGCTGATTTTACAGCATTAAATAATGAAGATTCAGATCCCAATGAAATAAAAGGACGTGGTTATCCAGTTCCACTCTCTCTGAAACCAGTTGATCAGAATAACCCTCGTTTAAAGATAGTAAATATCACAGGAATAACTCAGTCAATGATATCTCTAATTACTGATTATCTCCAAACAATTCCATTACCTGAAGGTGTTAGTGGTGAGTTAGTATTTGAGTTTGAATATCATCATGGCAGAGTGAAAAATGTGGCATTAGATGAAGACAATTCAACGATTCAGGAATGGCAAACAATTGATATCATCTTCCGGAAATTATATACTTGGAAATGTTCAGAAAAGTTCATCGGTCAAGTGGTGTTAAAAATTCAAATTCAACCATAG
- a CDS encoding NB-ARC domain-containing protein, producing the protein MSNSLKASSTGLEIVDKARQRLGWTKTSTARWWQDAHTSKATLRRFWQGDRIQKEIFISICAVVGITNWENIAELTDVNDVNIDNYPIYLDWYEAPNLESFYGRNEEILQLETWVKAGCRSINITGIGGIGKTSLVLALVDNIKSQFKFIIWKSFHYPTSIIDLLNNLLNALNQKNVDNVQAGSFQLVQHLQKHRCLVILDGIDTVSRNSELSDFVQKLSLYRHQSCIITTSREKQNYTEVNTKTVANIKLHGLSKTEALELLKCRGFTGKELGLLALIQLYRGNPLGLKLVTPFIQSVFAGNVAEFINQNTLIVGERLKIIIKQQLDKLSELERDIIYWLAIWQEPISFSRLQTHLLISVDPGTVLLGIVELENKSLLERWVSDHETSFSLQPLVMKIVTDELIENAAKEIQRVTKHQDISHLQILRTHWLLRPGTDDITGERIINQLREKLKRVYGVSLPQILAKISLLLGNKSPLSIGYMACNLEVLGNYD; encoded by the coding sequence ATGTCCAACTCTCTCAAAGCATCAAGCACAGGATTAGAAATTGTTGATAAAGCCCGTCAGCGGTTAGGATGGACAAAAACCAGTACAGCGCGTTGGTGGCAAGATGCCCATACTTCTAAAGCTACTTTAAGAAGATTTTGGCAAGGCGATCGCATTCAGAAAGAAATCTTTATCTCTATCTGTGCAGTAGTAGGAATTACTAACTGGGAAAATATCGCCGAACTCACTGATGTAAATGATGTAAATATAGATAATTATCCAATATATCTAGATTGGTATGAAGCACCTAATTTAGAAAGTTTTTATGGGAGAAATGAAGAAATATTACAATTAGAAACATGGGTAAAAGCTGGTTGTAGATCAATCAATATTACTGGTATAGGTGGAATTGGTAAAACTTCTCTAGTTTTAGCTTTAGTCGATAATATTAAGTCTCAATTTAAGTTTATAATTTGGAAATCTTTCCATTATCCCACATCAATTATTGATTTATTGAATAATTTATTAAACGCGTTGAATCAAAAAAATGTTGATAATGTTCAAGCAGGGAGTTTTCAACTTGTCCAACATTTGCAAAAACATCGCTGTTTAGTGATTTTAGATGGCATAGATACGGTTAGTAGAAATTCAGAATTGAGTGATTTTGTGCAAAAACTCAGTTTATATCGTCATCAAAGCTGCATTATTACTACCAGTCGAGAAAAACAAAATTATACAGAAGTAAATACAAAAACAGTTGCCAATATTAAATTACATGGTTTGTCAAAAACAGAAGCTTTAGAATTATTGAAGTGCAGAGGATTTACAGGTAAAGAATTAGGTTTATTAGCATTAATTCAACTGTATAGAGGTAATCCTTTAGGCTTAAAACTTGTCACACCATTTATTCAATCTGTGTTTGCTGGTAATGTAGCTGAATTTATCAATCAGAATACCTTAATTGTTGGGGAAAGACTGAAAATTATCATCAAACAACAACTAGATAAATTATCAGAATTAGAGAGAGACATAATCTATTGGTTAGCTATTTGGCAAGAACCCATATCTTTTTCTCGCTTGCAAACCCACTTACTTATATCTGTTGATCCGGGAACAGTTTTATTAGGAATTGTAGAATTAGAAAACAAATCACTTTTAGAAAGATGGGTAAGTGATCATGAAACTTCATTTAGCTTACAACCATTAGTCATGAAAATAGTCACTGACGAATTAATAGAAAACGCTGCTAAAGAAATTCAAAGAGTTACAAAACATCAAGATATTAGCCATTTACAAATATTGCGAACTCATTGGTTATTGCGTCCAGGTACAGATGATATCACCGGGGAACGCATTATCAATCAGTTGAGGGAAAAATTAAAGCGAGTATATGGTGTAAGTTTACCGCAAATATTAGCAAAAATTTCCTTACTTTTAGGAAATAAATCACCCTTATCAATTGGTTATATGGCTTGTAATCTTGAAGTTTTAGGGAATTATGATTAA
- a CDS encoding recombinase family protein produces MISDSVWIVGTSRSGKTTRLAERFCYWVQKNGNQPIESFYTKNQNQKKAQSTIKTSNLLQTEPGVLVLASNDDNRRTLSDKIVTLTSGKYPIRAKTTLGFIQDEVVLFWPLLIECLQIKAQFPVRLRPETEQELATKLWDFQLDAETLRRAGVNEYRLVRRILDLWQLAAYSGTPCEDIAEVLQTGLQENASKLEPELLGSLLLNWRNWCLERGLLTYGLITELYNQHLLTNSDYQQRLKQRYQRVIADDVDDYPAIAYNLFEFLLDGGAVGAFSYNPDGGVRWGLGADPQYLARLAKRCQVENLISPTVDNLANLLATSMIELVTEPMTMLSLPKSVKCIQIPSRAQLLRQTTDVIIDGIKSGKVEPEEVAIIAPGLDAIARYTLIEILTKQNIPVESLNDQRPLISSPAVRALLTLLTLVYPGLGRLVDRDEVAEMLVILSQSNTNYGDDGEKKESPQPKIDPVRAGLIADHCFVPHPDNPHLLEVKTFERWDRIGYTATKAYNEILEWIKKQRGEYQQSPLPTPIFLLYKAIQNFLCKDNNPPFQTLAALRELLETAQHYWEIDTRLRQTDSVLLSLHTQQTLTTTIAEFIQLLRRGTITANPYPIRPIGNAKKAVTLATVFQYRASHRYHKWHFWLDAGSPLWAKGGAATLFGATLFLRDRLGEPWTAADEQESETQRLRRIIADLLARVSERVYLCHSDLAVNGQEQIGPLLSLVHSCDVI; encoded by the coding sequence GTGATTTCAGATTCTGTTTGGATTGTCGGTACTAGTCGCAGCGGTAAAACTACTCGTTTAGCCGAACGGTTTTGTTATTGGGTGCAGAAAAATGGCAACCAACCTATAGAGTCATTTTATACGAAAAATCAAAATCAGAAAAAAGCTCAAAGCACAATCAAAACATCAAATCTTCTCCAAACAGAACCCGGAGTTTTAGTTTTAGCATCTAACGATGATAATCGCCGAACATTAAGCGATAAAATTGTCACCTTGACTTCTGGAAAATACCCAATCCGTGCTAAAACAACCTTGGGGTTTATTCAGGATGAAGTTGTTTTATTTTGGCCGTTATTAATTGAATGTTTACAAATTAAAGCACAATTTCCGGTGAGATTGCGCCCCGAAACTGAGCAAGAATTAGCAACAAAACTTTGGGATTTTCAGTTAGATGCGGAAACTTTGCGCCGTGCAGGAGTGAATGAGTATCGCTTAGTGAGGCGGATATTAGACCTATGGCAACTAGCGGCTTATAGTGGTACACCTTGTGAAGATATTGCTGAAGTTTTGCAAACAGGTTTACAAGAAAATGCCAGTAAACTAGAACCAGAACTTTTAGGATCTTTGTTGCTAAATTGGCGGAATTGGTGTTTAGAAAGAGGATTATTAACCTATGGATTGATTACTGAACTCTACAACCAGCATTTGTTAACTAATAGCGATTATCAGCAACGTTTAAAACAACGTTATCAGAGGGTAATAGCTGATGATGTAGATGATTATCCAGCTATAGCCTATAACTTGTTTGAGTTTCTGTTAGATGGCGGTGCGGTGGGAGCATTTAGCTATAATCCTGATGGGGGAGTGCGTTGGGGTTTGGGTGCAGATCCTCAATATTTAGCCAGGTTAGCAAAGCGTTGTCAGGTAGAAAATTTAATCAGTCCAACAGTAGATAATTTAGCTAATCTACTGGCTACGTCGATGATAGAATTAGTTACTGAACCGATGACAATGTTGAGTTTACCAAAGTCGGTAAAGTGTATCCAAATTCCCTCTCGCGCTCAACTTTTGCGTCAAACAACAGATGTGATCATTGATGGGATTAAATCGGGAAAGGTAGAACCGGAAGAAGTAGCGATTATCGCTCCTGGGTTAGATGCGATCGCACGTTATACTCTCATAGAAATATTAACTAAGCAAAATATCCCGGTAGAATCTCTCAATGATCAACGTCCCTTAATTAGTTCACCCGCTGTCAGAGCATTACTTACCTTACTCACTTTAGTTTATCCTGGTTTGGGGCGATTAGTAGACCGGGATGAAGTTGCAGAAATGTTGGTGATTTTAAGTCAGAGTAACACCAATTATGGAGATGATGGAGAGAAAAAAGAATCCCCACAACCGAAAATTGATCCGGTGCGTGCTGGGTTAATAGCAGATCATTGTTTTGTACCCCATCCAGATAACCCCCACTTGTTAGAAGTAAAAACATTTGAACGCTGGGATAGAATCGGATATACTGCCACTAAAGCTTATAATGAGATATTAGAGTGGATTAAAAAACAGCGTGGGGAATATCAACAAAGTCCTCTCCCTACACCAATTTTTCTCCTATACAAAGCAATTCAAAACTTTTTGTGTAAAGATAATAATCCCCCATTTCAAACACTAGCAGCATTACGAGAATTATTAGAAACTGCTCAACATTATTGGGAAATAGATACGAGGTTAAGACAAACAGATTCCGTCTTACTTTCACTTCACACTCAACAAACCCTCACGACTACAATTGCTGAATTTATTCAACTATTACGACGTGGGACAATTACCGCTAACCCCTATCCTATTCGTCCCATTGGTAATGCCAAAAAAGCCGTTACTTTAGCTACCGTCTTCCAATACCGTGCGAGTCATAGATATCACAAATGGCATTTTTGGCTGGATGCGGGTTCACCCCTCTGGGCTAAAGGTGGTGCAGCCACTTTGTTTGGTGCTACTTTATTTCTTAGAGATAGGTTAGGAGAACCTTGGACAGCAGCAGATGAACAAGAATCAGAAACGCAACGATTACGTCGGATTATAGCAGATTTACTGGCTCGTGTTTCTGAAAGAGTTTATTTATGTCACAGTGATTTAGCTGTAAATGGACAAGAACAAATAGGTCCTTTATTATCTTTAGTTCATTCTTGTGATGTCATATAG
- a CDS encoding proton extrusion protein PcxA translates to MKNSVFSQKIYSFLLTAYRWYLLTPERSLEEAYQTALKIKEIEDNHFNGNKISPDSAMYSSSVMDYFQADLKKLLKDVRMRLTEFKASRWFSNESKQKAAAKTGIEYPNPALVLEKLEFIDQVIAKYTNYDIETSSVNNVVSPSITVADNKVITQPITPKSSVKNSDIQPKRKADSTGILPRSILTTITRLQAELDPNAEKDVVQNFRQTQKTTIISVRFILLLIIIPLLTHQIAKAVVVGPLVEHFRSSEPEQIFINEEMEEEALVELQKFEERIKFENLISNAPPLSSEAIESQMHEKAKEVAEEFRRESANAIKNVFADIFSVVAFIWLLIISKSSITVLKDFFDHVVYGLSDSAKAFIIILFTDVFVGFHSPHGWEVILEGLSRHWGLPANRDFIFLFIATFPVILDTIFKYWIFRYLNRISPSAVATYHNMNE, encoded by the coding sequence ATGAAAAATTCTGTGTTTAGTCAAAAAATATACTCTTTTTTGCTAACTGCTTACAGATGGTACTTACTGACACCAGAACGCTCTTTGGAGGAAGCTTACCAAACAGCGTTAAAGATTAAGGAAATCGAAGACAATCATTTTAATGGTAATAAAATCAGCCCTGATTCTGCTATGTACAGTAGTAGTGTCATGGATTATTTTCAGGCTGATCTAAAGAAATTATTAAAAGATGTGCGGATGCGGCTGACAGAGTTTAAAGCCAGCCGTTGGTTCTCAAATGAATCTAAGCAAAAAGCGGCAGCTAAAACAGGTATAGAATATCCCAATCCAGCTTTAGTTTTAGAAAAGCTAGAATTCATTGATCAAGTTATTGCCAAATACACAAATTATGATATAGAAACAAGTTCTGTCAATAATGTCGTTTCTCCATCTATAACTGTAGCAGATAATAAAGTAATTACCCAACCAATCACACCAAAATCATCAGTTAAAAACAGTGATATTCAGCCAAAGCGAAAAGCTGATAGTACAGGGATTTTACCGCGCTCAATTTTAACAACTATTACTCGTTTACAAGCAGAATTAGATCCCAATGCTGAAAAAGACGTAGTGCAAAATTTTCGACAAACGCAAAAAACAACAATTATATCTGTTCGGTTTATTTTATTATTAATTATTATCCCCCTTCTCACCCACCAAATCGCTAAAGCTGTAGTAGTAGGTCCGTTAGTTGAGCATTTTAGAAGTTCAGAACCAGAGCAGATTTTTATCAATGAGGAAATGGAAGAAGAAGCACTGGTAGAACTGCAAAAATTTGAAGAAAGAATCAAGTTTGAAAATCTGATAAGTAATGCACCTCCGCTATCATCTGAAGCGATAGAAAGCCAAATGCACGAAAAAGCAAAGGAGGTAGCAGAGGAGTTTCGACGTGAAAGTGCCAATGCAATTAAAAATGTGTTTGCAGATATTTTTTCTGTAGTTGCTTTTATCTGGCTGTTAATCATCAGCAAGTCATCTATCACAGTTCTCAAAGATTTCTTTGATCATGTAGTATATGGATTGAGTGATAGTGCCAAAGCATTTATTATTATATTGTTCACTGATGTTTTTGTCGGTTTTCACTCTCCCCACGGTTGGGAAGTAATTCTGGAAGGCTTATCAAGACACTGGGGTTTACCAGCTAATAGGGATTTTATCTTTTTATTCATTGCTACATTTCCCGTGATTTTAGATACAATTTTCAAATATTGGATTTTCCGTTATTTGAATCGCATATCTCCTTCAGCTGTTGCTACATACCATAATATGAATGAGTAA